CGAGTTCCAAAAATCGCGGAACGAGTCCAACGAAGGTGGCTCGGGTGGATCCCCTTTTCctcaggaagtacaggacaagccgGTACCTCTCAACTTCAGGCTGCTAGCATTGGAGACGTACGACGGCGGCTCCGATCCCGCGGAGCATGTCTCCACAttccgggctcagatggccctctatggcacccccACCTCCAGAGCCCTCCCCGTCCCGAGGCGGGGGAACATCGGCCTTGATGCTGGGCGTCTTCTTCACCGATCGAAGATCCACCATCTCTGTAAAAAATATCGGTCGGTCAGATAGCTCGAGACGAGCGGACGATCCATCGTATGTGAATGGCCATACCCCCGGTGGCGGGGCTCAATTCTGCCTCGACCATCTACTCCTCGATCATCTCCTTAattgcccgagaagaggacaagatACCCCTCAGTCGATCCACGTCCACTATTTCTCCTGCAGAGAGCAATGGGGAGGTATTGTTAATGGTCCAGAAGGCCCACCCAGTGCTAAAACCCCATTCCCGACTACAACTGATAAAGAAGAAGcggctcttccaacctttgttttTGGAAGGTGCATCGCTAATCTTGAAACCGCTGCGGGCGATCAAGTAATACCCACCTTGCCCCCTACACAGGCGGAAGCAAGCCAAGAAGAGGGTCTTGGACAGCTCATTCCCAGCCCCCCGACACTCCCAAATAAAGGCCACCAGATAGAGCCAAGAGTTTGGCGACACCTGGGATGGCGATATTCCCTAGTGACGGAGGCAATCCTCGATGACAGGAAGCATCAGGAGCTGTAGCCCCGCCTCAAGGGCCCCCACAGTCAGCCCGAACCCATCGGGAAACTGATCGTATGGCCGCTGCCGAGGAGCGTGAAGGCCATAATACTCCAGAATGCCATAATACTCCAGAATGCGATAACGATCTCGAAGTATCCTCAAAAGatcctcggtcaccaccgagtccacATCGTGGCATGACTTGAGAGCCTCAAGTGTGGCAGAACTCCCTGAGACCTCCGAGGGAGCGCTACCTGAGGACACACTGACAACTTCATCCCGTGGACCCCccagaggaagaagatgaaggagACGAAGGCGAAGATGAAGACGGAGATATCCCGACCTCAAGGTTGCAAGAAAGAAGCCGGGGCGCAGGATGAAGGATTGAAGCAAAGATGATGGCAAGCATTCCGGAAGGGACTTATGAAAGGCAGGCTACACCGCTGCAAGATGACGATTAGGCTTCCCGAGGAAAGAAATAGTCGTAGCATTGAAGACCCATCATGACCCCTCGATCCGCCAGATTCACTGACCTCGCAGCTCCCGCCAGAGGTGTCTTGTCACCCAAAAGCTCCCGCCGGAGGCCATTCGAAATGAAAAGTATTTCGCCAGGTCCCGCGTCGCTCCACCTGGCTTGCCACGTGTCACAATGGCGCCCGGGCAAAACTAGGTGCATCGCCCAATGACGCcaccaaacttgaacccaagcttAGTCACTCGACCCACAGGTTTAGATCCTGCCCGAGTGCTCCAGATCGGTTCTTGACCTGCGACCCGTCGgcacaaaacctgagcccgagcttaGTTACTCGGCCCACAGGTTCAGCTCCTGCCCAGGTCGCtctagatcgattcccgacttgcgacccgctaGCACAAAACCTGAGTCCGAGCTTAGTCACTTGGCCCATAGGTTCAAATCCTGCCCGggtgctccagatcggttcccgacctgtgaCCCGCTGACACAAAACTTGAGCCCGAgcttagtcactcggcccacatgtCCTGggtgctccagatcggttcctgaccTGTGACTTGCCGGCACAAAACCTAAGCCCGAgcttagtcactcggcccacaggttcaGATCCTGCCTGGGTGCTCTAGATCGGCTCCCGACCTACGACCAGTCGgcacaaaacctgagcccgagcttaGTCACTTGGCCCACAGGTTCAGATCCTGCCCGGGTGCTCCAGATTGGTTCCTGACCTGCGACCCGTCGacacaaaacctgagcccgaacttagtcactcggcccacaggttcaGCTCCTGCCCGAGTCGCCCCAGATCGATTCTCGACTTGTGACCCACTAgcacaaaacctgagcccgagcttaGTCACTAGGCCTATAGGTTCAGATCCTACCCGAGtgctctagatcggttcccgacctgcgaCCCGTCGGCACAAAACCTTAGCCCGAgcttagtcactcggcccacaggttcaACCCCTGCCCAGGttgctccagatcgattcccgacttgccaCTTGCTGacacaaaacctgagcccgagcttaGTCACTCGGCCCATAGGTTAAGCTCCTAACCGAGTCGCTCCAGCTCGAACTCTGACTTGCAACTCGTCAAATCTCTAACCGAGTCGCTTCAGCTCGATCCCGACTTGTGACCCGTTGGCACCAAAACCCGAGCTCGAGCTTAGTTACTCGGCCCGCAGGCCAAAGTCTTCAACCGAGTCGCTCTAGCTCGATCATCGACTTGTGACTCACCGATCCCCGACTTGTGACTTGCGACTTGCTCCATCGTGATccacgacttgtgactcgccggcccCAATTCCAAACCGCGCCAAATCGATTATCCGACTTATGACATGTCAGTCTCGCCTCATCTGGCCCCGGCCTCCCGATCAACAGAGTCAGCCCTTCCCGAGGCATGGGGTGCTGCCCCTCCAAACACCCCACGATGAACCAATCCAAGTTCCACTCGCAAGCAATCAACACAATCGCAACAGTCCAACCCAAGCATGACTCTTGGCCCTTTTGGGACCCCACAACACGCCTTGACGGGGGGAGGGAGAAGTGATAAGacatattttgggtccaagacacgTCACAACCGATGCCATACACCAGGTCAGAATCCGTACCACGACGTTGTTCGACCCGCGTACCACCATGCCAACTCGAGAATCAGCAAGGGGAACACTCCCGCACGCCAAGTCGGAATCTGTACCGAGATGCTGTTCCACATGTCCCATCCCGGGAACTCGGGGCGGTGCCGTCTGACACTGCTCCATGCGTCCCGAGACAGCGGCCGGTCAGAAGTGCTGTCTCAACTCTCGAAGATCAGGATCAAGGGCCATGCTGAACCCACATGCAACCTAcactcgtacaatagtataaaagcccctggcTGGCATCCGGCCAAGGGGAGGTAGAAAAAACAATCTCAACCcacaactgacttgctcgtcggaggggctaaAGTCGAaaatcacccgacgaaggccttttTTCCAGACAAGCGACTACCCCCGAGCCACGAGCGCCTCGACTCGGGAATCAACATTCAGTGAATGAGGGTGAGCTGTCAACCAGCCCGGGAACAGAGGGACGTTGCTCGACACAAACGACGCCTGGATCGAGAAACGTTTCTCGACGCAGACGACGCCCGGATCGAGAAACACTGATCAATACCCAATTACGAAGGCCCGACCTACCTCGGTATCCAACTCAGTCGACAGaaaactcccgacatcgacccataGACTAGGTTGTGCTGACTCACCCGCCACAGCGCATTTGTTCTCCAACAACGATCACTATAATTAACGAAGGAATCGGGTGCGAATCAtcaaacacagagagagagagagagagagagagagagagaggctgcatGCAGCAGCGAGCATGGTTGTGGACGCAGGAGGTGGCGACAAGTGGGGAGGGAGGTCCATTCCCAGCCATGGCGACAAGTGTTAAAAGCCTCCAAGGTGCTCCCCATGTGCCCTTCTCGAGTGCCCGTCGACTCCAAGTCTCCCCCCTCAACCTTTTTCTCCACCCCCATGCATCTTTTAACTTATCTGCCAACCTGCTCCTTGTTCTTGGAGTTGGAACACCAGCTAGCTTCGGCTGTGTCTGTGATGGGGGTGGCCGAGCAAGCAGTCTTCGAGTTGTCATCTTAATCAATCACTTCTTTGTCATGTGATGGTGTTTAAAGAAACACTTTAGGACATGTTTGGGTACTTTGCCACCTACTTAATCTCCATCAAGATGAGCTGATCAACACGGCGCTATATGTTTCTTGGCATCATCATCACAATTACATTAACCAGTGCACTTGACTCCCACTTTCTCAAGCACTCTACTCACTTCAGCATCCTGCCTTCATCTAACCATTTCAACTTTCAGCTGCCTTTATTATCGTATCAGTCAAAACCATTAATATAGTATGAGTTTTACCAATTTAATTCAGCAAGTACAGTGTCTTTGGCTACAAAGTATCAACTCCGTTTATAATACAAGGAAATCTAATAATCTGCCtatcttaggataagcatctatccATGTACTGCATTTGCATTTGACTGATTGATCCCAAACTTAAATCTCTAGTAGCTAAAGTTTGGATTGACTATTTaacctctattttttttttctcatatttgacATTATAATGTTAAGGAATTCCATTTTATTTGCATGTTGATCATAAAATTTGCCAAAATTAATTTCAAACctgaaaataattggatgattaACATGTTGAGGCACATATAAAAATCTCCCAaatcaaatccaaggatatctcgGTTCAATATCTATGGACTCAAAAATTGAAGCTTACCTGACTTTAAAGGTGGTGTTGCTTTAATGTCGTTTACCGTGAGGTCGTTGTAGCTTGGTTGTATCTCGAAGGCTCAAGCTTATCCAGAAAATCCATAGGGGGTCATGAGAGGACACGGGAGTGGGGAGCGGATCCGGTTAGCAAGATCCCAAGGTGTGTAGAAAACCTATAGCAAAATCTCACTAAAGGTAGATTTGGTGTCGTCCCAAAGTGTGCCTTAACCTTGTTGAGGTCCCTGCACAAGTAATCATTGTCGATGGATGTTTCTGACTAGACTCACCCGATGATAAAATTATTTGGAAATGGAAATAATAGAGATGTTTGCCCCTTTAAGCTTTGGGACTGGCTTTTATACCTAGGCAATCGATGAAGTGCGGTTGATGGTTCGTCAAGAGGCCCCTTATGTAGTGTAGAGGCTTATTTATGTCGACGGTTGGAGAGCACGCTTCTCTGAGGGAAGCGTCAGGGAAGGACAATTGAGAGAGTATCGTTTGTTAGGATTGAAGCTTATTTGGGATAAGCAATGGATGGTCTCCTACGCCAGGCATCCAGAGATAAGGAAATGGATTAATGCCCCATGCCAGGCATTTAGAGGTGGCCCAGTTATCCCAGACATGTGTGCAtgtttttttaaaatcatgattgacGATGGGAGACAGGTTGCTTGTTTACGATAGATGACTCATTCAAAAAAAGAAACTAAAGGAATAAGTCTCATTATAAAAGATTAATGCACACCGCAACTGGTGTGTGTGGCATGAGTTCTTCACGCATGTCATCGCTTGGTTGAAAAGTGAATAATGTACTATTTACCTAATTATTTTTCCTATCAAAACGATTAAGAAAACATATAGGGAAAAGAAAAATTCCATGCTCGACACCTCATATAGGAAAACAATATaatgataatattattaaaaatattagaacagTAAAATTTCTGAAATTGCCCTTGTCGCATGATTTCTATGCACGACACGTTCGGAGCAGCTGCGCATCCGACACGTGAATCCGGGCCATATGGAGGGGTAATTTCGTCAACATGAGAGAGGGGCCCGCCTGGTGTTCTAGAAATGGCATTTATGTAGATTCTATCATGGTTTAGGGGCATTCGAGTTCGCCGTCTCTTACAAAAAGCCTCGAGACAGTAGCCATGGCGTCGAACAGTTCCCCCTTCCTTCTCCTCACGTAGAGTGTCGAGGAAGACTGCCGTTGTTGTTCTTGAAGTCAACACCGAAGGGCAGTGGAAGAGAGCATTATAGGAGATGGTGAACAATGAGATGATCTCCGAGGTTGGGATGAGCCACGAGGAGGAGAAGATGCGCGTATCCTTTCTCCTCGCCTCCGAACTCCACCCTCAGATGCCTCAGGGTTAGTCCATTCATTCGTTCATCCGTTCATTCCTCGCACTCTTCCCGTGACTTCCTATCTAATGCTTGTGTTACCGATGGTAGGAGAGACGAGGGTgcgtcggaggaggaagaggacgaaggGCGAGGGGGCGGAAGGCGACGCGAAGAAGAGGCGGCTGAGCGACGAGCAGGTGAGGTTCTTGGAGACGAGCTTCGGGGAGGAGAAGAAGCTGGAGTTCGAGAGGAAGGTCCACCTGGCCACCGAGCTCGGCCTCGACCCCAAGCAGGTCGCCGTTTGGTTCCAGAACCGCCGGGCGCGGCACAAGAGCAAGCAGGTGGAGGAGGCCTATCTCAAGCTCAAGTCCATCCACGACGCCACCGTCGTCGAGAAGTGCCACCTGGAGACCGAGGTACATGATCTCGAATTCCCAGTCACCTTCCAATGCTGGATCGCACCGGCTGAACCAAATGATAGCAGGTGCTGAAGCTGAAAGATAAGCTTCTCGAAGCCGAAGAAGAGATCAGGAAGCTTTCCCTTGTGGCAAATGGAGGTGTCGTCGGCGGCAACGGTGGCAGCGGCGAGGTCATTGGCAGTCCCAGCTCATCAACTTTGACTTACCAGCCAGTAGTTGCAGACTTCGGAGCGGCCGAGAAGGAAGCTGAGCTGATGTACATACAGGAGTACGAATTCAACAACTCCATGATGGAGTGGGCATATTTCTATGGTATGTAAACTGCCTTATGTGATTAATCCATGTAAATTACTAGTCTTCCCCAAAGCCCATTCTCTCACTAACAGTCACAGAAATGTCCAGTTTTGGGGTCTACTTTTGTTGTATGATATAGCTAGCAGATGTTGCCCTGTAATTGTTtctcttctttcccttcttcttcttcttcttcttgtttactGTTGTAGAAGGTGGTGATCAGTGTTAAGCAACAAACCTGTACATTCACTCTTAGTTTACTGCCACTTCATTGCTTACCGCAGTCACGAACAGAAGTCGGCCATGTAAACTAGAAAATGGAGCTTTCTGCAACCACTGCCTGTTCCTGAGTTGATGCTGTCATGGCCTTTCTGTACTGAAAAGAATGGAAGAGACAAAGGGAAAGATGGAAGGTTTTGCAGTGGGCGTTGCTGCCTTCCAACAGAGAAACAGCCAGTCACATTGAGGGGAATGCCATGTGTTGCGgccgggcttttcgatctttgtcTCACGCTCGCTCTTCTGATCTCTGCCTTTACTCGACGCCACAGGCTATCCGAGTTGCCGGAGAAGGCGAGTGCACATGAGCTGCCTTCGTGTGGGGGACAGCGTTTTAACTCATGCTCTTTCTTCTTCTGCTAGCCAACGAGTGCTTCGGAACTCAACCTTATCCATCTTTTCCATAATCTGGGCGACAAAGAGATCAAGTCAGTCGCCCATCTGTGCCTTCCTCCATGTGATGATGCTTCCTTGACCCGGAAATGGCGACGCATGAgactctgctgctgctgcagcattATGTGCAGAAATGTGCTTGTAGATTGTGGAATGCCATTCAGGTCTCAACTCCCATCTCATTCACTCATGCCAGAGAAGTACTCATTTACGGGCTCTTAAAGAAGATATAGTTCGATTAATGGAGATGGCATGCCCTGTGAACCTAAGCAGGTTACAGGGTTCTACTGCCTTTGGTATGACAATCCACTGAAAGATTCTGCCGATCTAATGACTGGCACAGAGCTTCCTGAATCCAAGAATTTGCTCATCCGCATCTCAAGCAACACACGAATGCTTAAGCTCAAACAGCATTTGTATTTCAAAGCCAAATTAATCCAGAACACCAAGTAGCTTATGAGCAAAAGAGCTGTACAGATACAACACGAGAAGGTTTGGAATTTTGGGGAACAGCAGCTGATGACAAAAACTTGGTACTGCTGTGACAAAATACATACATTTCAAAATGTTCAAACACAACACAGGAGGAGTTACACAAAGGTCATTTGCTCAACCTGAGGAGAGTCAGCTTTTACGGTTGAAACAACACCGATAACAGAGCAAACACTATATTTTGGGGGTTCTCCGCCTTTTATGTTCAGCTCCTATCATCATGAAAACCTTCCGAGCAGAGAGAAGgatttctgaaacatctattgatCTTTTCTTTGGATGTAGTCACAATTTTGATCATCATGATCCTTGAAAGGAAGGGCGGTGGACCTCCTGAACTGCCATGGTGGAAAACACCCTTTTAACGAAGGCAAGAAAACCGAAGGTGTGGACAAGTGTCTTGGACGCATGGAAATTGAAGATAAGCAACTGAAAGCAGTTCTAAGTCTCCTTTTCTCGCCGTCCTCGGTTGGTGAATCGGGGTCTTCGGGAGCTGCTGCTATCTTGGAAGCCTCAGGAAGAAGGCAATTGCAGAAGGAGCCTGCACAATATGCACTCAACCTAATGGTGACTTGTTCTGAGTAACTGCTAAGATAGAACTAAGAATAAGCTGACACCACATCAGTGAATTATGATTACTCAAGAGTGATGATGTTACAAAGTAAAGAATAAGAGAATATAACACAAGATAGAAATTACATTGATAGACTGATCATGGTAGACTGCCCATAGAATCCGGATCTAAGTTATGGGTTCAAACACTTTAAATAAATGTCAGAACTTTTAGATGGTAAGATGTTACGGGTACATATAATAGAAAATCCTTTGAACTTTGTAGGCACTCTCGAAACAGTATATTGAAGTATTAAACTTAGGGAGTATAAGCCCTCTTTGCCCTGATGAAACCTTCAGCACCTCGTTTGCTGAGATATCTGTTCACCTTATTTCTATGCCCTGAGATATCTGCGGAGGAACAGGTAAagattatgtatgtgaaatatgtCAGAGGAATTGGCTAAAAGTTTTGGTAAGAGTCTCTCATTAGCTGTAATTATGTTCAAGGAACGAAAATCCGCTCTGGCTACTTAATCAAGAGAGTATGTCtttaaatatatcaaaatttatggAACTCTTCCCATGAACAGGTGCCATGAAATAGTGGCTAAAAATCTAAAAGGATTTCACTAAAGAGAAGCCACAGGGATCAATATCAGCTCTGCTGCGGTAATCTCCAACAAATTACTCGAGTAGACCAGTTCCATCAAAATTCCTGCAAGGAAGACTCCAATAGGGAACCGTTTCGTGTTTCACTTGGCATGTTGGTTGTGGCTCTGTCAAGTGTTCAAAAGAGGTGGACTCTTTCTTCTAAATTACAGAGAAAAATTTGAGTCAAAAACTTATCAGAGAAAACCCAATTTCTTCCAATCCATTTCCCTAATTGCTGCAAGAATTTTTGCTGCATATATGGTTGATCATGCAAATT
The window above is part of the Musa acuminata AAA Group cultivar baxijiao chromosome BXJ1-1, Cavendish_Baxijiao_AAA, whole genome shotgun sequence genome. Proteins encoded here:
- the LOC103990554 gene encoding homeobox-leucine zipper protein HOX12 gives rise to the protein MVNNEMISEVGMSHEEEKMRVSFLLASELHPQMPQGETRVRRRRKRTKGEGAEGDAKKRRLSDEQVRFLETSFGEEKKLEFERKVHLATELGLDPKQVAVWFQNRRARHKSKQVEEAYLKLKSIHDATVVEKCHLETEVLKLKDKLLEAEEEIRKLSLVANGGVVGGNGGSGEVIGSPSSSTLTYQPVVADFGAAEKEAELMYIQEYEFNNSMMEWAYFYVTNRSRPCKLENGAFCNHCLFLS